One genomic window of Acomys russatus chromosome 29, mAcoRus1.1, whole genome shotgun sequence includes the following:
- the Slc2a1 gene encoding solute carrier family 2, facilitated glucose transporter member 1 yields the protein MEPSSKKVTGRLMLAVGGAVLGSLQFGYNTGVINAPQKVIEDFYNKTWVDRYGEPILATTLTTLWSLSVAIFSVGGMIGSFSVGLFVNRFGRRNSMLMMNLLAFVSAVLMGFSKLGKSFEMLILGRFIIGVYCGLTTGFVPMYVGEVSPTALRGALGTLHQLGIVVGILIAQVFGLDSIMGNETLWPLLLSVIFAPALLQCILLPFCPESPRFLLINRNEENRAKSVLKKLRGTADVTRDLQEMKEEGRQMMREKKVTILELFRSSTYHQPILIAVVLQLSQQLSGINAVFYYSTSIFEKAGVQQPVYATIGSGIVNTAFTVVSLFVVERAGRRTLHLIGLAGMAGCAVLMTIALALLEQLRWMSYLSIVAIFGFVAFFEVGPGPIPWFIVAELFSQGPRPAAVAVAGFSNWTSNFIVGMCFQYVEELCGPYVFIIFTVLLVLFFIFTYFKVPETKGRTFDEIASGFRQGGASQSDKTPEELFHPLGADSQV from the exons aagGTGACGGGCCGCCTCATGCTGGCCGTGGGAGGGGCAGTGCTCGGATCCCTGCAGTTTGGCTATAACACTGGTGTTATCAACGCCCCTCAGAAG GTAATTGAGGACTTCTACAACAAGACATGGGTCGACCGCTACGGAGAGCCCATCCTGgccaccacactcaccacactcTGGTCCCTCTCGGTGGCCATCTTCTCCGTCGGGGGCATGATTGGTTCCTTCTCTGTGGGTCTCTTCGTTAATCGCTTCGGCAG GCGGAACTCCATGCTGATGATGAACCTGTTGGCCTTTGTGTCTGCTGTGCTCATGGGCTTCTCCAAGCTGGGCAAGTCTTTTGAGATGCTGATCCTGGGCCGCTTCATCATTGGAGTGTACTGTGGCCTGACCACTGGCTTTGTGCCCATGTATGTGGGAGAGGTGTCACCCACAGCTCTTCGTGGAGCCCTTGGCACTCTGCACCAGCTGGGCATCGTCGTTGGCATCCTCATTGCCCAG GTATTTGGCCTAGACTCCATCATGGGCAATGAAACCTTGTGGCCCCTGCTGCTCAGTGTCATCTTCGCCCCAGCCCTGCTGCAGTGTATCCTGCTGCCCTTCTGCCCCGAGAGCCCCCGCTTCCTGCTCATCAATCGGAACGAGGAGAACCGGGCCAAGAGTG TGCTGAAGAAGCTCCGAGGGACAGCCGACGTGACCCGGGACCTGCAGGAGATGAAAGAAGAAGGCCGACAGATGATGCGGGAGAAGAAGGTCACCATCCTAGAGCTCTTCCGCTCCTCCACCTACCACCAGCCCATCCTCATCGCTGTGGTGCTGCAGCTGTCCCAGCAGCTGTCGGGCATCAACGCC GTGTTCTATTACTCGACCAGCATCTTCGAGAAGGCAGGCGTGCAGCAGCCTGTGTACGCCACCATCGGCTCAGGGATCGTCAACACGGCCTTCACTGTGGTGTCG CTGTTCGTGGTGGAGCGAGCTGGACGGCGGACCCTGCACCTCATTGGCCTTGCTGGTATGGCAGGCTGTGCTGTCCTCATGACCATCGCTCTGGCTTTGCTG GAACAGCTGCGCTGGATGTCCTATCTGAGCATCGTGGCCATCTTTGGCTTTGTGGCCTTCTTTGAAGTAGGCCCTGGTCCCATCCCATGGTTCATTGTGGCTGAGCTGTTCAGCCAAGGGCCCcgtcctgctgctgtggctgtggccGGCTTCTCCAACTGGACCTCCAATTTCATTGTGGGCATGTGCTTCCAGTATGTGGAG GAACTGTGCGGCCCCTACGTCTTCATCATCTTCACGGTGCTCCTCgtgctcttcttcatcttcacctACTTCAAAGTTCCTGAGACCAAAGGCCGGACCTTTGATGAGATCGCGTCTGGCTTCCGCCAGGGAGGTGCCAGCCAAAGTGACAAGACCCCTGAGGAGCTCTTCCACCCTCTGGGGGCCGACTCCCAAGTGTGA